The following coding sequences are from one Primulina eburnea isolate SZY01 chromosome 15, ASM2296580v1, whole genome shotgun sequence window:
- the LOC140813620 gene encoding phosphoenolpyruvate carboxylase-like codes for MARNLEKLATIDAQLRLLVPGKVSEDDKLVEYDALLLDRFLDILQDLHGEDLRETVQECYELSAEYEGKHDPKKLEELGNVLTSLDPRDSIVVAKAFSHMLSLANLAEAVQIAYRRRNKLKKGDYTDESSATTESDIEETLKRLVVDLKKSPQEVFDELKNQTVDLVFTAHPTQSVRRSLLQKHGRIRNCLAQLYAKDITPDDKQELDEALQREIQAAFRTDEIRRIPPTPQDEMRAGMSYFHETIWKGVPKFLRRVDTALKNIGINERVPYNAPLIQFSSWMGGDRDGNPRVTPEVTRDVCLLARMMAANLYYSQIEDLMFELSMWRCNDELRVRADELHRSSRRDAKHFIEFWKTIPPNEPYRVILGDVRDRLYQTRERSRHLLSQGISDIPEEATYTNVEQFLEPLEVCYRSLCACGDRPIADGSLLDFLRQVSTFGLSLVRLDIRQESDRHTDVLDAITKHLDIGSYKEWTEERKQEWLLSELRGKRPLFGHDLPKTEEISDVLNTLHVLAELPSDCFGAYIISMATAPSDVLAVELLQRECHVKQPLRVVPLFERLADLEAAPAAVSRLFSIDWYKNRINGKQEVMIGYSDSGKDAGRLSAAWQLYKAQEELIEVAKEFGVKLTMFHGRGGTVGRGGGPTHLAILSQPPDTIHGSLRVTVQGEVIEQSFGEEHLCFRTLQRFTAATLEHGMRPPVAPKPEWRALLDEITVVATEEYRSIVFKEPRFVEYFRLATPELEYGRMNIGSRPSKRKPSGGIESLRAIPWIFAWTQTRFHLPVWLGVGAAFKYALQKDVENLKMLREMYNKWPFFRVTIDLMEMVFAKGDPGIAALFDKLLVSEDLWSFGESLRANYEETKTLLLQIAGHKDLLEGDPYLKQRLRLRDSYITTLNVCQAYTLRRIRDPNYHVELRPHISREYMESKSANDLLKLNPTSEYGPGLEDTLILTMKGIAAGLQNTG; via the exons ATGGCAAGGAATTTGGAGAAGCTGGCTACAATTGATGCCCAGTTGAGGCTTTTGGTTCCTGGAAAAGTGTCAGAGGATGATAAACTTGTTGAGTATGACGCCTTGCTTTTGGATCGGTTTCTTGATATTCTTCAGGATTTGCATGGAGAGGATCTGAGAGAAACG GTGCAAGAATGTTATGAACTTTCCGCCGAGTATGAAGGCAAGCACGATCCTAAAAAGTTGGAAGAACTTGGGAATGTATTGACGAGTTTGGATCCCAGAGATTCAATTGTCGTTGCAAAGGCTTTTTCTCATATGCTTAGCCTGGCCAACTTGGCTGAGGCGGTTCAAATTGCTTATCGTCGAAGGAACAAGCTGAAAAAAGGAGACTATACAGATGAGAGCTCGGCGACTACTGAATCGGACATTGAAGAGACTCTCAAAAGACTCGTCGTTGATTTGAAGAAGTCTCCTCAAGAAGTTTTTGATGAATTGAAGAATCAAACTGTGGATCTGGTCTTCACTGCTCACCCCACACAATCTGTTCGAAGATCGTTGCTTCAGAAACATGGAAG GATTCGGAATTGCTTAGCTCAGTTGTATGCCAAAGATATTACGCCTGATGATAAACAGGAGCTCGACGAGGCTTTACAGAGGGAG ATCCAAGCAGCTTTCCGAACTGATGAAATCCGAAGGATTCCCCCTACTCCCCAAGATGAAATGAGGGCAGGGATGAGTTACTTCCATGAAACAATCTGGAAAGGGGTCCCCAAGTTTCTGCGCCGTGTTGATACAGCACTGAAGAATATAGGAATTAATGAGCGTGTTCCATACAACGCCCCTCTAATCCAATTTTCTTCTTGGATGGGTGGAGACCGTGATG GCAATCCAAGGGTAACGCCTGAGGTAACAAGGGATGTTTGCTTATTGGCCAGGATGATGGCTGCTAACTTGTACTATTCCCAGATAGAGGATTTAATGTTTGAG TTGTCAATGTGGCGATGCAATGATGAACTTCGCGTTCGAGCAGATGAACTCCACAGATCTTCAAGGAGAGATGCAAAACATTTCATAG AGTTTTGGAAAACAATTCCACCAAACGAGCCTTATCGGGTCATTCTTGGGGATGTGAGGGATAGGCTCTATCAGACACGCGAGCGTTCTCGCCATTTATTATCTCAGGGAATATCTGATATCCCAGAGGAGGCAACCTACACCAATGTAGAGCAG TTTTTGGAGCCCCTTGAGGTGTGCTATAGATCTCTTTGTGCTTGTGGGGACCGACCAATAGCCGATGGGTCCCTTTTAGATTTTCTGAGGCAAGTTTCCACCTTTGGGCTGTCTCTTGTGAGACTTGACATAAGGCAAGAGTCAGACAGACATACAGACGTTTTAGACGCCATTACCAAGCACTTGGATATTGGGTCTTATAAAGAGTGGACTGAAGAACGTAAACAAGAATGGCTCCTGTCTGAACTCAGGGGCAAGCGGCCCCTCTTTGGACACGATCTTCCAAAAACTGAAGAGATTTCTGATGTTTTGAACACGCTCCATGTTTTGGCTGAACTCCCATCTGACTGCTTTGGTGCATACATCATTTCGATGGCTACTGCCCCGTCTGATGTGTTGGCTGTCGAGCTTTTACAGCGTGAGTGCCATGTGAAGCAGCCGTTGAGAGTCGTTCCACTTTTTGAGAGATTAGCTGATCTAGAGGCGGCTCCTGCTGCTGTTTCACGCCTTTTCTCGATTGATTGGTACAAAAACCGGATCAATGGTAAGCAAGAAGTCATGATTGGGTATTCAGACTCTGGAAAAGATGCTGGTAGGCTATCCGCAGCTTGGCAATTGTACAAGGCTCAGGAGGAACTTATAGAAGTTGCGAAAGAATTCGGGGTGAAACTGACGATGTTCCATGGTCGAGGAGGTACCGTTGGACGAGGAGGTGGCCCGACTCATCTTGCTATATTGTCTCAGCCGCCAGACACCATACATGGATCTCTCCGTGTTACAGTTCAAGGAGAAGTTATTGAGCAGTCGTTTGGGGAGGAGCACTTGTGCTTCAGAACACTTCAACGTTTTACTGCTGCTACACTAGAACATGGAATGCGTCCCCCGGTTGCCCCCAAACCCGAATGGCGTGCGCTTTTGGACGAAATCACTGTTGTTGCCACCGAGGAGTATCGGTCAATCGTCTTCAAAGAACCACGATTTGTTGAATATTTCCGCCTT GCCACACCGGAATTGGAGTATGGTCGAATGAACATTGGGAGTCGTCCATCCAAGCGTAAACCCAGTGGAGGCATTGAATCTCTAAGAGCCATCCCATGGATCTTCGCGTGGACACAGACCAGATTTCATCTCCCTGTTTGGCTAGGTGTTGGAGCAGCATTCAAGTATGCCTTGCAGAAGGATGTTGAAAACCTGAAAATGCTGCGGGAAATGTATAACAAGTGGCCTTTCTTTAGAGTCACAATCGATCTCATGGAAATGGTTTTCGCCAAGGGCGACCCGGGTATTGCTGCATTGTTTGACAAACTCCTCGTTTCAGAAGATTTGTGGTCATTCGGTGAGAGTTTGAGGGCCAACTACGAGGAGACGAAGACTCTTCTTCTCCAG ATTGCTGGACACAAGGATCTCTTAGAAGGTGACCCATACTTGAAGCAACGACTCCGATTACGTGACTCGTACATTACCACATTAAACGTGTGCCAAGCTTACACTCTGAGAAGAATTCGGGACCCAAACTACCATGTGGAGCTGAGGCCCCATATCTCGAGAGAGTATATGGAATCCAAATCGGCTAATGACCTCTTGAAGTTGAATCCAACGAGCGAATATGGCCCCGGACTGGAAGACACTCTCATTTTGACCATGAAGGGTATCGCTGCAGGACTGCAGAACACTGGTTAA
- the LOC140813621 gene encoding alpha-1,2-mannosyltransferase ALG9, which produces MAQTTRQRRPSPMDLHTTSSSRPYSKLDKPEKSGGEKGFRWFLPLVSLGMLRYMSATSNILHDCDEVFNYWEPLHFLLYKSGFQTWEYSSQFALRSYLYIVFHNLIGWPASLWFGEEKVRVFYAIRIFLGLLSVIADAALVVALSRKYGKRLASYTLAMLCLASGCFFASTSFLPSSFSMYAMSLSSALFLFEKPTAAVAIAAGGVILGWPFSILAFLPVTIYSLYRRLNYAFASGLVTSVTLLALSLLADHFYYKKWTSSVLNLLIYNVIGGGESHLYGTEGSTFYLRNGFNNFNLCFILALLFIAILPIAKKKYAPELLVIISPIYIWLAFMSLQPHKEERFLYPIYPLICVAASAVIESFPDFFHDKYNPDDNSLLVMIAKTLRPLVLGLILCFSHSRTFSIINGYSAPLEIYKHLEHHDNAGEGSVLCVGSEWHRFPSSFLVPDYVGEVRWIDDGFRGLLPFPFNSTLGGTSAAPPYFNNKNQASHQQYLQDLDKCTFLVELQLQRPHVYRGSDLNTWEVVAALPYLDRELSPAKYRSFFVPYLWQQKNVFGLYKLLKRIPKS; this is translated from the exons ATGGCACAGACAACAAGGCAGCGGCGCCCATCGCCGATGGATCTGCATACGACGTCCTCTTCTCGTCCGTACTCGAAGCTCGACAAGCCGGAAAAATCGGGCGGCGAAAAGGGATTCAGGTGGTTTTTGCCTTTAGTGTCGCTTGGGATGCTGCGGTATATGAGCGCCACATCAAACATCCTGCACGATTGCGACGAGGTCTTTAATTACTGGGAGCCACTTCATTTCCTCCTCTACAAGTCTGGCTTTCAAACATGGGAATACAG CTCCCAGTTTGCACTACGGTCCTATTTGTATATAGTTTTCCACAACTTAATTGGTTGGCCTGCTTCGCTGTGGTTTGGTGAAGAAAAA GTTAGAGTCTTCTATGCTATTAGGATTTTTCTCGGTCTGCTCTCTGTTATTGCAGATGCTGCCCTCGTTGTAGCCCTTTCCCGGAAGTATGGGAAACGTCTGGCTTCATACACACTTGCAATGCTATGCTTAGCCAGTGGCTGTTTCTTCGCAAGCACTA GTTTCCTGCCAAGTTCGTTCTCTATGTATGCCATGTCTCTATCATCAGCACTTTTTCTTTTTGAGAAGCCAACAGCTGCTGTTGCTATTGCTGCGGGTGGAGTTATTCTTGGCTGGCCATTCTCTATCTTGGCCTTTCTTCCAGTTACAATTTATTCTCTCTATAGAAGGCTTAATTATGCATTTGCATCCGGTTTAGTGACTTCAGTTACTCTTTTG GCATTATCTCTGTTGGCCGACCACTTCTACTACAAAAAGTGGACCTCTTCCGTTCTCAATCTGTTAATATATAACGTCATAGGTGGTGGGGAGAGTCATTTGTATGGTACTGAGGGGTCAACATTTTACCTGAGGAATGGTTTTAACAACTTTAACTTATGTTTCATTCTTGCTTTGCTTTTCATTGCAATTCTTCCCATTGCAAAGAAGAAGTATGCTCCAGAGTTGCTGGTGATCATCTCACCTATCTATATTTGGCTAGCTTTCATGTCTTTACAGCCACACAAGGAGGAAAG ATTCCTTTATCCTATATACCCGCTTATTTGTGTTGCTGCTTCAGCTGTCATTGAGAGTTTCCCCGATTTTTTCCATGATAAGTACAATCCCGATGATAATTCTCTACTTGTTATG ATTGCAAAGACCCTTCGCCCTCTGGTTCTTGGACTCATTTTATGTTTCTCCCATTCTAGGACATTTTCCATTATTAATGGTTATTCAGCTCCCTTGGAGATCTATAAGCATTTGGAACACCATGATAATGCAGGGGAAG GTTCTGTCCTCTGTGTTGGAAGCGAGTGGCATCGATTCCCATCTTCTTTTCTTGTTCCTGATTACGTGGGAGAGGTTCGATGGATTGATGATGGGTTCAGAGGTCTTCTCCCCTTTCCATTCAACTCCACATTGGGTGGAACATCTGCAGCTCCACCATATTTCAACAACAAGAACCAGGCATCGCATCAACAATAT CTCCAAGATTTAGATAAATGCACCTTCCTCGTGGAACTACAGCTCCAAAGACCTCATGTTTATCGAGGGAGTGACTTGAATACATGGGAG GTGGTGGCAGCATTACCTTATCTAGATCGGGAATTGTCACCTGCCAAGTACCGGTCATTCTTTGTTCCCTACctttggcagcagaaaaatgtttttggtcTGTACAAACTCCTCAAGAGAATACCAAAATCATAG